One genomic segment of Clavelina lepadiformis chromosome 3, kaClaLepa1.1, whole genome shotgun sequence includes these proteins:
- the LOC143449847 gene encoding homologous-pairing protein 2 homolog gives MSNEAEKDILEYMKSQNRPYSASDVFLNLHKKHGKTAVVKAMENLSEQGKLLEKVYGKSKIYVVHQSQFPEVADIDLQKLDEEVTKLDRQITDTNSRFATVNAECQKVQASLTTSKVLANIEIINSEIDILEKRLAELKCNGPCMDPVKKNTMVDEHKLNISQWRKRKKMTTDLMNAVLEGYPKSKRQFLEEVGLETDESCSVSLPQT, from the coding sequence ATGTCAAACGAAGCTGAAAAAGACATACTGGAATATATGAAATCTCAAAATAGACCTTACAGTGCTTCAGATGTATTTCTTAATCTTCATAAAAAGCATGGCAAAACAGCAGTAGTAAAAGCAATGGAAAATCTAAGTGAACAAGGAAAGCTGCTGGAAAAAGTTTATGGAAAGTCAAAAATATATGTTGTGCATCAATCACAATTTCCTGAGGTTGCTGACATTGATCTCCAAAAGCTTGATGAAGAAGTTACAAAATTAGACCGACAAATTACAGATACGAACTCCAGGTTTGCAACTGTGAATGCTGAATGTCAAAAAGTGCAGGCATCATTAACTACATCAAAAGTACTTGCAAATATAGAGATAATAAATAGTGAAATTGATATACTGGAAAAACGCTTAGCGGAATTGAAATGTAATGGTCCATGTATGGACCCAGTCAAAAAGAATACAATGGTTGATGAACACAAGCTGAATATTTCCCAGTGGaggaaacgaaaaaaaatGACAACCGATTTGATGAATGCTGTTTTAGAAGGTTATCCTAAATCGAAAAGGCAGTTTTTAGAAGAGGTTGGACTGGAGACGGATGAAAGCTGTTCAGTATCGTTACCTCAAACTTGA
- the LOC143450695 gene encoding transcription elongation factor SPT4-like: protein MSNASMETVPKSLRNLRACLLCSLIKTIDQFDYDGCDNCEEYLHLKNNRDTIFDCTSSSFDGTISMMSPDDSWVAKWQGIKKFKPGVYAISVTGKLPNSIIRDLKASGVPYQSRDRSQKAGEQ, encoded by the exons atgtcCAATGCATCAATGGAAACTGTTCCTAAGAGTTTAAGGAATTTAAGAGCATGTTTGCTTTGTTCATTAATTAAG ACTATTGACCAATTTGACTATGACGGATGTGACAATTGTGAAGAATATCTACACTTAAAAAACAACCGTGACACAATTTTTGACTGCACCAGTTCATCTTTTGATGG AACAATTTCCATGATGTCACCAGATGACAGCTGGGTTGCTAAATGGCAGGGAATAA aaaaattcaAACCTGGAGTCTATGCAATCAGTGTAACTGGAAAATTACCGAACAGTATCATTCGAGACTTAAAAGCAAGCGGGGTTCCTTATCAATCAAGAGACAGAAGTCAAAAAGCTGGAGAGCAGTAG